The following proteins come from a genomic window of Gossypium raimondii isolate GPD5lz chromosome 5, ASM2569854v1, whole genome shotgun sequence:
- the LOC128041149 gene encoding uncharacterized protein LOC128041149 codes for MRLFLEGTVPSMLMLVKGTHRLDKEKELEAFFQAMNDWFAEFVRANPISKTSTPQDSQTLVSIVPSERVTQDFFQEEFRKKYISQRFIDQKRKEFLELKQGKMSVTEYEREFVKLSKYAREFVSTEANMCKRFEDGLNDDIRLSVGVLEIREFVVLVERACKVEDLLKEKEKSKAEAGAQDTKKRQMSKSFQSTSKRPRELSSGSHFPHIYSGRSRSRRFEGFRAQTTTVASTGSTRPPRPECSRCGRRHPGECRAGENVCFRCGASDHFIRDCLKQLKRRNNECEIGNAPTEVDRRETRVGASNRGASRDSAVRSDVRAPARSYAIRAREEASSPDIITDIHGFDERIFRPYLDRGGFSGHIVSAEGIGVDPSKISTIVNWSPPKMYPKLEVSWD; via the exons ATGCGCCTATTCCTTGAAGGGACGGTGCCAtcgatgttaatgttagtgaaaggcACGCATCGGTTAGACAAGGAGAAGGAGctagaagccttcttccaagccatgaatgattggtttgccgagttcgttcgTGCGAATCCTATCAGTAAGACCTCCACCCCTCAAGATTCAcag acCCTCGTGTCAATAGTACCGAGTGAGAGGGTTACAcaggatttctttcaggaggagttccgaAAGAAGTACATCAGCcagagatttatagatcagaaaaggaaggagtttcttgagctaaaacaagGTAAAATGTCTGTGACTGAATATGAACGCGAATTTGTCAAACTTAGTAAGTATGCTCGGGAGTTTGTATCCACTGAAGCTaacatgtgcaagagatttgaagatgggcttaaTGATGACATCCGACTATCAGTGGGTGTATTGGAAAtcagagagtttgttgttctggtAGAAAGAGCTTGTAAAGTAGAAgacttgttaaaagaaaaagagaagagcaAAGCTGAAGCTGGAGCGCAGGATACAAAGAAGAGGCAaatgagtaaatcatttcagtctacatctAAGAGGCCTAGGGAGCTCTCTAGCGGATCacattttccacatatatattctGGTCGAAGCAGAAGTAGAAGATTCGAGGGTTTTAGAGCTCAAACCACTACAGTTGCAAGTACAGGCAGTACTCGACCTCCTAGGCCTGAATGTTCTCGATGTGGGAGACGCCACCCCGGAGAGTGTAGAGCAggtgaaaatgtttgttttagatgtggagCATCCGATcactttattcgggattgtctGAAACAACTAAAGAGAAGAAATAACGAGTGCGAGATCGGTAATGCTCCTACCGAGGTAGACCGCAGAGAAACCCGGGTGGGGGCGAGTAATAGGGGTGCATCCAGAGATTCAGCGGTtagatcagatgttagagcaccTGCAAGATCATATGCTATTCGAGCTCGTGAAGAGGCGTCCTCTCCTGATATaattacgg atattcatggatttgatgaacggATATTTAGACCGTATCTAGATAG AGGTGGGTTTTCTGGACATATTGTATCTGCAGAAGGCATCGGGGTAGATCCAAGTAAAATCTCAActattgtcaattggagtccaccAAAAATGTATccgaagttagaagtttcttgggatTAG